Below is a genomic region from Tursiops truncatus isolate mTurTru1 chromosome 4, mTurTru1.mat.Y, whole genome shotgun sequence.
cctcttgcactgttggtgggaatgtaaattgacacagccactatggaggacagtatggagattccttaaaaaactaaaaatagaattatcatatgacccagcaatcccactgctgggcatatacccagagaaaaccataattcaaaaagacacatgcaccccagtgttcactgcagcactatttacaatagccaggtcatggaagcaacctaaatgcccatcaacagacgaatggataaagaagttgtggtacatatatagaatggaatattactctgccacaaaaaggaacgaaattggatcatttgtagagacgtggatggatctagagaccgtcatacagagtgaagtaagtcagaaagagaaaagcaaatattgaatattaacgcatatatgtggaatctagaaaaatggcacagatgaaccggtttgcagggcagaaattgagacacagatgtagagaacaaacgtacagacaccaaggagggaaagcagtgggggggggggggggttgtgggggtgtgatgaattgggagattgggattgacatgtatatactgatgtgtataaaatggatgactaataaaaactactgtataaaaaaataaaattaaattaaaaaaaaaaaaaacagatcccCAGTAAAACCTGGAGGACTTCTAAATGCAAATAGAGCAGACACTTTAGTGGAGAAAAACTTACTCTTCAATTCCAGGGCTGGCGAGTAAAGCAGTGAGTAACAACAGGCTCAATGAGGGTATCACACTTGTTTGCCACCAACCTGGAAGTCATCAAGGGTCTTCTCTTGATCCCCATGCAGGCTATCAAAAGGTTGACCTAAAACAAGTAGACTGCCAGCTATTTCTGCAGTAAAAATGGGTTTGTTTGGGATCAAGAGAGAATTGCTGTTTGGGTCTACAACCATGGCAAGCCACATGCAAGTCCCCTCACAGCAAGGAGAGGAGAActtttttaaaagggggaaaaggaagctGGGAGGGCTGTAGTAAATAAAGAGTCCATTGGAGGAATTGAGAGTTTGAAGTAGAGTGGCTTTTCACTGGCTGAGTTGTGAgagtctctcattggctgagttCTTGCCAGGCAAGGAAAGTTTTTGTTCTTCCTGCTGAGCTCTGCTATTGTCATAGGGCATGAGCGCTTTCCTTTCTGACCTCCCAATtctattttaattgaggtttcttttcattaattttagactgttcttctccttttttcttcaaTTGCCTTTTCCACTCTATCAGTTTAGATCTTTATAATGTCTCACCACCTCCATTCtttctattattcaacatatatttcttttcattattaaattCACTATAAAATGGAGCTTTGAGTACTGGAGAAATATGAATCTCAACTTTtcaaaaatcttcaaatattctACACTGTTTTCTAGTTGAGCAGATCTCCTCAGTTTAGCATTTAGGGCGTTCTAAAATGTAACCTCAAATTACGTCAGGTACAGTGATTCTTAACCATGGGGCATCATCAATAAAAATGTGCATACACCTATATATGCAAAGAGTTGCGTATAATTTTATGCACCAGTCTTGGAAAAATACCCCTGCTCTATACCGTCATATCCTGCCACTCTGCCACACATACCTTAAATTCCAACCATATTAGACCACGAGCAACTTGAGGACTGACAGTATTTATGCAAAAACACATTCTCATACACCCCATGATACTATCCCAAATATCTCCACCAGGTAACTTGGCCCCTAGAATATCTCCCTTGAGGTCTTTCAGaatgttttcattctctttatctgCCCCCTGTTACCTGTTACCTGGATAACTTGGGAACATCTGGGGAAGATAAATgtcttttttcagattttagtcTCTGCTATTCTTCCTAAAGTAAATTATGCTATTCTGGTGGGAAATAAATTTTTACTAAAGAACTTGGATTGTACTCATCTTGATGAACACAggcttcaattttatttaaatttgatgtCTATCTGATTCACGTCAACTCAAAAGGGTGTTCTTtgatgtctttttatttctgttttccaggtTTCTTGAGCACAGGGGATCAGGCTGCAAAAGGAAACTATGGACTCCTTGATCTCATACAGGCTTTAAGATGGACTAGTGAGAATATTGGATTCTTTGGTGGTGACCCCTTAAGAATCACTGTTTTTGGATCTGGTGCTGGGGGTTCATGTGTCAATCTGCTGACTTTATCCCATTATTCTGAAGGTAACCGTTGGAGCAATTCAACCAAAGGTATTATGCAGGTTGCAAATTTTGACAAATTTGGTGTCTGCATGCCACGACCATCAGTAGTATGTGATGCTCTGTATATATTTCTCTGTTTAAACTGTTAGGTTGAACTCAATAACTGTTTACAACTTTGTTTCTTCAGCTTCTCTAtgcatgtttaaatttttgtcaaACTCTTTTCTTTGTCTCCTGTGGAGCTTGGTATGGATGCCCTTTCAAACACACTTCAGAATAATTAACATTACACTACTTTCCTCTCCTCCAAAGGGTGATTTTGGGGAGAATCAAAGATGTTCACAGTTCTGTTATCTCTGTTTATTCAGTAATCAAAATCAAAgacaagggttttttttaattatttttttaatgcaaggcTTGTATATAATCTATTTTCTAGATAGTAGATGTTTTAAACCCTTTACTAGGATGAAGATAATACGGAGGCAGTTGTAAGCTAGTTTGTCTGGAAACGTGATTTTCACTTGTTGTCTGAGTAGAGAATGGAGTTTGATTATTTTGCATGCGTGATCCAAAATTGTCAAAGCATCAAGGTCACTAGTAGAGcttttgattaaaaagaaaaatatgtttgaatttgtgctttttctattttcaactccaaaagtgttcattttttttcccctgaaggcTGGCAAAGCAGCATGGAGCACTGAGGGTGCTTAAATCCATGAAATATTGTTCTTGTCTCCATTTTCTGGCCTTGACATCCGTTTTCCAAAATGCCTGCCCAAGGCTTATCATGCTGGTCTTGATGGAATCCCATTTTACCATGAGTTTAGTCACCCATTCTTAAAGCATTATTAACTTGAAATATCCACAAAAGTATACACTGTCAATTGTAATTCATGAAGCTTCTTAATTTGTAAGACTGAGTTTTATGATATGAGCAACAGACATAGaatatttggttttggtatcaaagaCACATTAACGTGGAATTTCAAAATAACAGTCATTAAATGAGTTTGTATATTTGGAGGATCATATATTATTATAGACTTAATTTATAGACATAGTTTATGTAACATCTCATTTGTATTAGTAGAGTTCTGAACCGAGATGACAAAATGACACATGTGTGAGAACTCTTTCAATTGTATAGAGATTTTGGTCTGTAGTGAAATGACATTTTGAAATAACAAACTtcgttgctgttgtttttcttaattgaacAGACTAGACTGTTCTAGCCTGAGGACTATACTAACGCCAATACTTATCTAGGATAACACTGGACAATCTGTTCAGACTTCTTAGGATCATTTGGTCTCAAATGCTCTTTGTGCTgattttttctaaaactttttctaAATGTAAAAGTGAACATGGGCATCAAAGCCATTTTCAGCCAGTATAACACTAGCATTGCATAAAGAGATGAATCAATTAGTTCATCAGCTAGCATTGCTATTCATCAACTCATAATATGGTAAACAGTGGCAAATGGCTATGCAAACAATTGAAAATATAGCATTCCATCACACTCTTCAAGGAAATCTGTCCATGCCTGGCTAGATAAATGGACTTACGTTTGATCTAGTCATAAGTTTATCTCTATTAGCAAAGCTGCCTGAATTGACCAGGAGATGCCCAGAAGAGGTCTTGAAATCATCAGGCTAATTTTATCTCCATTGCAGACATAGACTTTAAGGTCTGGGAACTTCCCAGAGCTGCAACAATGCTCAAGCCTGTATCTATCAGGAGTCAACCACACATAACAAGCACTCTCGCTGACAACAGAATATGTGGTTTTTCCCAGTATCATCTAGATGGCATATTTCAGACTATATCAAATGTGATGTGTATTGTCCTTAAAACCTTTTTTGATATATTTAATTAATGTCATTAagtccctaaaatgggaaagaatctTATAGAAGTCTTATTTTAGCTATAAAGTTTTTAagccaatatttttttaagtacaataTTTTTAAGTACAATATTTTTAAGTACAATATTTCTCTGAGCAAATGTTGACAAACACATAgcctatataattttttaaaattatttgtatttatattatttgctCTGGCAAACTTTGCTCTAGCAAACTGAAAATATGTTCATAAAGATGtcagaaaccaaaacaaatttaaattagTATTGTTTgactttttgaatatttttataattatctaGAAACATATTACAGACATTttgaatacatatatgtgtttggagaaaaaatgaaaactttgctTCTAATTCAGTCATTACTTTAACACCTCTGTGAAAGAGTTCTTACACATTAACACATATGAATGATTGAGCATGTGTTTGAATAACTGAACTACAAAGCTGTATTTGGAAATTGACAATAAATgtaatttcttaaataaaatagataaattatatttttaaaacaagaattttATTAGAGAATACCTTAATAAGTAAAGTTCATTTATAAATTTGAATGGTATGCAGCTCTTATCAAGCTGCATATGGGACCATGATTTATAATTCTTAAATGTAATTAAGTGAAAAGCAGTGGACCATGTACTTTTCAtcttttatgataaaataaaGCAGTGCACATTCAACAGTGGAGAAAGTTAAATCACCCCCCCACTAAATCCTTCTGCTGATGGCTTTTTCTTTAACCTAGTGAAAATACTTCAAATGTTATAACTTCTTCTGAAAGATGAATATTCAGCATACTATGTCTGACATAAAGAACTGGAAAGAGTATGTCTAAAGTAATATTCTGTTTCGTGTGCCTTTAGGGCCATCCCCAGGGTATTAGCAAATACCCAGCCCCAGTAGTTATGTGAGGtctgaacaattttttttcagataaaatctgattaaaacaaacacacagagccATTTTGAAGAAATGCTTGCAGCCAAATTGGAGGAAATATACTCAAAAGACAATACAAAGTCTGATGATGAATTAAAGGGGAGAGAGTTAGCCGCATCTGGTTGGCTATGGTAACAGCGTAGGTGTTTACATGCTGAGCAAATAAATACTTGGGCCAAGTATTTCCacactctccttctctccttgctTACTGCTTTTTTGAGACATTGCACAATTTAGATCTCTTGATCCCAAAGTAGTTGCTACTCAAAGCAGAGGACTAATGTCCACCTCTCGAATTCATTATACCCTGGGGATGACTTTATGTACCTTCTCTTAAGCAAAACTGTCTCTATCTCCCTGTTTCTTGAGTCATATCTGGGACATGTCTCAAATAtcagattttattgttttaccaCAGCATTATTCAAAGGTCATCTGAaactctttgttgttttttcctataGGACTTTTTCAACGAGCAATAGCTCAAAGTGGAACTGCCCTTTCCAGCTGGGCTGTTAGTTTCCAACCTGCAAAATATGCTAGAATGTTGGCCACAAAAGTTGGTTGCAATGCTTCAGATACAGTAGAGTTAGTGGAATGCTTACAGAAGAAGCCTTACAAAGAACTTGTTGACCAAGATATTCAACCAGCACGATACCACATAGCCTTTGGACCTGTGATTGATGGTGATGTAATACCAGATGATCCTCAGATACTGATGGAGCAAGGAGAGTTTCTCAACTATGATATAATGTTAGGAGTTAACCAAGGGGAAGGGttaaaatttgttgaaaatatagTAGATAGCGATGATGGTATCTCCGCTAGTGATTTTGACTTTGctgtttctaattttgttgataaCTTATATGGATACCCTGAAGGCAAAGATGTTTTGAGAGAAACCATTAAATTCATGTATACTGACTGGGCTGACCGTCATAACCCTGAAACCAGAAGGAAGACATTATTAGCTTTGTTTACGGACCATCAGTGGGTGGCACCAGCTGTAGCTACAGCAGATCTTCACTCAAACTTTGGTTCACCCACATATTTCTATGCCTTTTACCATCATTGCCAAACAGATCAGGTTCCAGCTTGGGCTGATGCAGCTCATGGTGATGAGGTTCCCTACGTACTAGGAATCCCCATGATTGGACCTACAGAGTTATTTCCTTGCAATTTCTCCAAAAATGATGTGATGCTGAGTGCAGTCGTAATGACATACTGGACAAATTTTGCTAAAACTGGGTATGTACCTAAGGAATGAAGTTTgctataatttaattaaaatatcctcttaagcacttaaaaaatacatattttgtgtCCAAATGATTTAATTTAATAGATTAATACCAACAATACATTAAGTTCCtttattcaaaatttatatttgtgGTGTTTCAAAAAAATCACTGCTTTATTCTTCCTTTGTAAAGTTTAAGACAGTCATACCTTTATTGCATTACTCAATAATtaaatttatcttgtttttttaattacacaggacttattattgttattcaatagtgacaaatattttataaagactTTTCAATTTACAGTACTGTATGCCTTTTGATCCTCCCAACTACCTTGTGAGGTGAGCAGCTCAGATActataatcccattttacagaaaagggaCGATAGGCTACGAGAGCTTTACCTCGATATTCATATGTTTAGTGTACAGCAGCATCAGGACTCAAATCCTTACCTGCCAATTCCAAATGCCAAGTTTTTTCCAATGCTGTCTCTGCTAGCTTGCCTATGAGACAACTCATAtgtacatgaatttttaaatctttgggTATATAGCAGCCCGTGGGTAGACAGAACAAGAATGTGAGATTTACTTATACTACATTATCATCCAACAACCTGCCTGAGCTGGGATTGATATTTCTAAATTGACCCAAGTTATGTTAAAACACAGTCTAAAGCCTGGCTGAGTTCACCCTCTTCAATTAGATGTTAAACCagtattgttttgatttttaaaagaataaaacaattttttttctcataatttctcttttctaGCGACCCAAATCAACCAGTCCCTCAAGACACAAAATTCATCCATACCAAACCCAACCGCTTTGAAGAAGTAGCATGGACCAGATATTCCCAGAAAGACCAACTTTATCTCCATATTGGATTAAAACCAAGAGTTAAAGAACATTACAGAGCCAATAAAGTAAACCTCTGGTTGGAGCTGGTACCTCATCTGCATAATCTCAATGACATTTCTCAGTATACCTCGACAACAACTAAAGTGCCATCAACTGACATCACTTTCAGACCTACGAGAAAAAATTCTGTATCTGTCACATCAGCCTTTCCCACTGCCAAGCAGGATGATCCCAAACAACAACCGAGTCCATTTTCAGTGGATCAAAGGGACTACTCAACAGAGCTGAGCGTCACTATTGCAGTTGGAGCATCACTGCTGTTTCTGAACATCCTGGCCTTTGCAGCCCTGTACTACAAAAAGGATAAGAGGAGACATGACGTTCACAGGAGATGCAGCCCTCAGCGCACGACTACGAATGATCTGACCCACGCACAAGAAGAGGAGATCATGTCCCTCCAAATGAAGCACACCGATTTGGATCATGAATGTGAGTCCATCCATCCACATGAGGTGGTTCTTCGGACCGCCTGCCCCCCAGATTACACACTAGCTATGAGGAGGTCACCTGATGATGTTCCCTTAATGACACCCAACACCATTACAATGATTCCCAACACTATACCAGGGATTCAACCCTTACATACATTCAATACATTTACCGGAGGACAGAACAATACTCTGCCCCatcctcatccccacccccactcacaTTCAACAACCAGGGTATAGCCAGATAAGAGAAGCAAACTCTATTTTTTTGATGGATTGCAGTAAAAGATTACTGAAGATTCCTTGGCTTTCAACCTACAAGACGCTTACTATTTAAATAAGGAGGAATACTATGTGAATATACATATCAAGAACTTTGGGGGCTTTGAAAAAAACAtgaattgtacatatatacacaaatcaactttaaaaatgaatttcaattGCTTGAAGCAATTGTTCTGAATGATACTTTTTCATTCACATTCAagaattaattttttgaagatttaTGTTACATGATGGAATTAGGCATGTGGAACACCAAACAGGAAAGAACTAtgtctgaaatataaaatataaaaaatttaaaaaacaaccatGAATATGCACAAGGGACACACCAATGGAATGTCAGCTAATTTTCACCAGTTTTTATTTGGAGCTGTTTTATTGTGTAGACCATATTTACATATTTGGATAAGTACACAAAGCACCAATGCTGTTAATGGCCTTAGCGGAGGCTCATGCTGAAATTTGCCAGTAAAACAACGAAGTTTAAAGACTGGCAGGTACAACATTATCACATAAGTGCTGTCAGTATAAAGTTGTGGGGATAAAGGAAACTGGATATTTTTAGCACGATGTGCATGATAATTTATATGCTTGGTGGCTGTGCTGCTGATTAAGCTGTAATTAAAATTCTTCTCATCCCATTGGAGTTTTTAATAGAAGCTTCCTCCATCAATTGGCAGAACCTAAAGAAGATTTTAAGGGGCAAAagtaattacaataaaataattcaCAGTAGTTTTGATAATAGATGGAATTAGTTATGAAAGGTATTTGAAGAAACTATAGGTATAGTGGTGAATACTCGCTGATATgaatcccagaaaaaaaaaattcctatatttttaatattcttttcattccCATCTAAGTACTTCATGGAAATATAACCCTAATTGGACATGTGTTACAGGATCTATACTTTGCTGTGGTTTTTGTTACTctgtattttgttccttttggtAAGGTGAAGTGTGTCCAAAGAGTTACTTACTAGTCTTTTATGATACAAGGATGCCCCAAATTACCACTCTGATCACAGTTCTCAGTTCATTGATTTACTCATGTTGCATGACAAAATGTTTACTAATAATAACTCAATATAAAGTTATGTCCCTTCTCACGTCACTTATCTTTCTCGCTGAGGTTCATTCACTGGAATTTATTCACGCAATCTCAGTAGAGTGCAACGTAGATGCAAAACCTAAAAGGAGAGTCAACACCTGGAGGATTTTAGTCTTACACATGCGTgtgattttaaatgaatattctaAGACCACAGGAAACTCTTCATCCCCCTGTTGTTTACCAGTAACAGTATATCACAGACCTTTCCAAATGTTTGTATATGTAATCAGATGtacatttgtattaaaaaaaattgagatggaCTTAAAGAGCACATCCTGATAAATACTTTCTCTCTTACCTGTACTATATTTCTATTAGACTAaagttatgtgatttttttttacattttttcagatGACTAGCAATTTTGATAGTTTGTAAGATAATGCAAAGAACTTTCTCTGACAAACTAACTGCAGTAACAGAAACCTTTCTTTTCAGTTACTCTTTTTCAAGAATGAAAGCttattatacaaaaaaaaattgtatactaCTTGATGGAAACAACTTTGTACATCTTGGCCATGTCACTGGTCATTGCgtgaaataaagataataatgacTATTAGTCCAATGCTAAGAGACATGATCTTTGCTCATTAAAGAGCTAAAATGTTTAttgctgttttgtctttttttaaaaaaacaagaacaacagaaaaagaaacatgactGTCTCAGAGAGTCATTTTTCCAGACAAGTCAGGTTTTTGAAGACATATAGGTAACTTCTACAGAAAACACACCATGTATTTAAAGGCAAGTCTCATCTAAGATGAAACTGATGaaactttaatattttgaatttttaagccCAGGAACTCATGAAAAAAATACtagctttgtatttttaaatacctcTTATGTGAAAGTGGTGTGGAAATAAAATGTGCCAATTGTTTTCAGTTAGAAACACAGGTTCCAATTCTGATCATCAAGGAACAGGTCTATTGGAAATAAATGTGCAATATTCATGAAATAGGATAGCTAGGTTCACAATATAAGGGTGATTAAATTATCATAAAGTAGTGGTTAGAAAGTTATCcttctaagaaaattttaaagtgctgAGCAAGACATTAAGCTAACACTAAagataaaaatcttttctttcaaggaatttgtttaCTTATAATTCCCCCTCCCAATTATTAACTATCAGTAAAATGTAGATATTGCTCCGTAACTTCAAATAAAAATCTGTTAGAAGCAAAAAGTCTTCAAACTCCAGAGCAGTCTACGTGCAGTTTTTGCCTGATTGGTTATGCTTTTAGACTGTGAACTGccaatgtaaacaaataaaaagaattgttttaaCATCTGAAATATTGTTTAATCAGAAACTGTCTTTTACTGTATTGattaaacaaaagataaaaacagaaatagaaatgacaacaaaataagatataaatgaaatcttTCACATGCATTACTTCACTTAGCAAAACcattctattatattttaatgatggccatatttatatctatctacctatctgttGCTCTAAACTTATCTATTACTTGATCTACATAGCTATACCATAACAGACATCTATTTTATACTAATTTAGGGAAATGATTTAGGAAAACAAAGCAtagccctattcttttttttaaaattaatgtagcATCAACTTTGTGGAAGATAAAGCAGCTGTAGGTTTTATTACTGTTTCAGGTCGTGATGAAGTCATTGTGAATGAGTGTTAGTTGCTAGATTTATAATTACAACAGCTAGTTTTCTGAATGTAAAATGATGTCCCACAATAAAAAGAACATTAAGAACTGTTTTTAAAGctgaaacataaattttaaatgcaagaaatattttgaatattgttATGAAATTTTACCCAATatgtttaaagtatatttatttagatgataattttctttaggaaaaaagttGCAAAATTGAAAGAATATTCCTGTCATCACTTATTACTTCAGATTTTCCTGCCTCTGATGAAACTGCAAATAGTCAAGGCTGCTTACAGTTTATACAAACATTAAGCCAAAATTGACTTTATTTCATTGTCTTGCTAGTATACAAAATTCTTGCCAAATGTTTTCCAACAGATTAATGTTGTTTTAGAGGATGGCATTAGCAATATAAGAGTGACAGATctcatagttttaaatttttattgaatatgttGACTGTGAACAAAATCTAGTTGACTGCTACAGATACATCATGAGTTTCACTATTAACTTTAGGAAACTGGAAAGTCATTTGCTAAAGCATTAAAAATACCCAATTTGAATCTGGAGAGATCATGCTAATAGCTCAAAGTAGAAAATCTGAGTAAAGTATagattatttcattcttcatttcaaatttaaaagttgaccataataattctttaattcaatttttttatctgtataacataaaaacagcaacaaatttttttaaaaaacgatcAACCATACGTAatactaaagaagaaaacaaggatgGCACTAATCTtcttacagaaaagaaatacCAGAACTCAATTGTTTTATCTATAACATATTATTCTCAGTTATTTCACCTGTTGGCACACTTATACTGACACATGTTAATGTAATGAAAGGATTCAGAGAATGTGGTTTTGTGTTCCAGCTTTAAAGACACTACTACATAGAAATTACTGGGATTCTTTTCTTTGGCGAGtttcacagaaatattttcataggGCAAAATGATGAATGGAATTCTTAGGAAGCTGTCGAATATGGTGGCAGTcctttgatatttgttttcttctgtgttatTGGCTCAAAGTACTGGCCTTTCCCTTCATTTCTAGTAATTAGTTGTTATAGACTATCACTTTTTAATATGAGTGAAAATTAGATAATTTGGTTATACATGTGAAACATGCTCCCAAATAAATTCAATTAATGGGCACTTCCCTGACGAGATTTTGTTATCATTCATTTAATTATCTTGTCAAGCTTTTTGTTACAACAATTGTTTTGGCTTTTGAGTCAACAAACTAAGGAAATTTCTCCAACAGCCTTATACCTCTCCTGCACTTGATATAACAGCATACACTTCAAATTTCCATCAGAAGTCTCTAAAGAAATTTCCTACTGATGTGAAACATTTGGTAACAAACTTGATTATTTTTCATAAGCATTCTGATATTACTTTATTCTGGCACTTTGCTGTATTTGTATGCAGGCCAGAAACCAGTTTCATTTGAAAAGGGTTGTAGCATCTACAGACTGGAATAACCATGTGCAGGGCATAAGTGCCtttctttctagaattttatttatgaacattattgtcttttttaaatcTGCAGATCctaataattcaatttaaaagttataatagGGTGACCATGTTATAAgttaacaataagaaaattttatttagaaaggtCTTTTCTTGCATTTactttgatttttgtatgttatcaAATGGGTCCAAATGACTTCTGGAAAAGAGCAAGGTGAATTTTTGAAAAGCAACAGTTATTTAGGAATTTGATTTAATTGTACGTGTGGAAACTTAAATCTCTAGCAAACTTAAACTTTTTCTGCCAAATAagtaattttaatgtaaaagaagTCTGAAGTTGTTAGGGACAATCAAATCAGACAGGTATATAATTTTATCTAGTCAACCATCATATATACCATGTGGTATATATAGCCTATGAACTATATAGTTTGTAGGATATTTATGATGGCCCTTTCAGACTCATATATTTCCAAATGACATTGTATACCTCCCTACATATGTATTAGTGTGATAGAATTTAGTCCTCTATGAAAAGTCAAGCCAAAGTGCTAGCAGTTTTGTGTTGAAATGAATGATGACAATTAGAGCTTTAAAGAAATTTGTAAAAGTACAGTAACAAAAAATCAGCAGATGAAATTAAAGCAGAGGAACTATTTTTGAATGCCGTTTCCAGGATTGATATCTATATTAGATGGTGTGTTTCAAAGGATTTTAGTGTTTTTGATTCATCCTTCTCTGCACTCGTATCATTTAGCAAATTAATGGGACATATGTCATGTTTTTTGTAACAAAAGGCCATTGGGTTGTCATGATTCAGTTTGTGTTTGGACATCCATGGATTTCATTAAAAACAGGTTTATTATCATGAATAAATATTGCCATGTTTTCCAAGTTGTGTTGACCATTTTTAAACTCAGAAATAATTTCATCTCTGTttgacacacacaaaaacat
It encodes:
- the NLGN1 gene encoding neuroligin-1 isoform X4 — protein: MALPRCMWPAYVWRAVMACLVHRGLGASLTLCVLGCLLQAAHVLSQKLDDGDPLVTTNFGKIRGIKKELNNEILGPVIQFLGIPYAAPPTGEHRFQPPEPPSPWSDIRNATQFAPVCPQNIIDGRLPEVMLPVWFTNNLDVVSSYVQDQSEDCLYLNIYVPTEDDIRDSGGPKPVMVYIHGGSYMEGTGNLYDGSVLASYGNVIVITVNYRLGVLGFLSTGDQAAKGNYGLLDLIQALRWTSENIGFFGGDPLRITVFGSGAGGSCVNLLTLSHYSEGLFQRAIAQSGTALSSWAVSFQPAKYARMLATKVGCNASDTVELVECLQKKPYKELVDQDIQPARYHIAFGPVIDGDVIPDDPQILMEQGEFLNYDIMLGVNQGEGLKFVENIVDSDDGISASDFDFAVSNFVDNLYGYPEGKDVLRETIKFMYTDWADRHNPETRRKTLLALFTDHQWVAPAVATADLHSNFGSPTYFYAFYHHCQTDQVPAWADAAHGDEVPYVLGIPMIGPTELFPCNFSKNDVMLSAVVMTYWTNFAKTGDPNQPVPQDTKFIHTKPNRFEEVAWTRYSQKDQLYLHIGLKPRVKEHYRANKVNLWLELVPHLHNLNDISQYTSTTTKVPSTDITFRPTRKNSVSVTSAFPTAKQDDPKQQPSPFSVDQRDYSTELSVTIAVGASLLFLNILAFAALYYKKDKRRHDVHRRCSPQRTTTNDLTHAQEEEIMSLQMKHTDLDHECESIHPHEVVLRTACPPDYTLAMRRSPDDVPLMTPNTITMIPNTIPGIQPLHTFNTFTGGQNNTLPHPHPHPHSHSTTRV